In Sulfuriferula thiophila, the genomic stretch TATGGGATTGATGGTGCGTGGACGCGACCCGTATGACAAGGCAGAGTTGCTGAAGCATGCCGTTGCACTGCAAACGCTCAGTACACAACCCTGGCAATATTTCACGCCGGACAGTAATTATTCGCCTACGCGTGCCAAACCGGATGTATGGGGCAAACCCGTGGAATTCAAACAGGCGCAACAGAAATTTATCGCTGCAACGACGAAGCTGGCGGACTCAGCCAAAACGGGTGATCTGGATGTGATACGTCATGACTTCGGCGCTGTAGAAGATAGTTGTAAGGCTTGCCATCAACAGTTCCGCGGCATCCCCCATTAGGAACCCTGGGTGCTCGATTTTGTCCTGTCTACCCTTGCCTTCTTTGCCGCTGCGTTCTGGATCAGGCGTTATCTGGATGAGCAGGGCATCAATCACGGCATGACCAGGAATACACTGATCTTCGTGCTGGCGACGGTCGTGTCGCTGGCAGTATCGGCTATCGTTGATCAGTTTGAAGACAAGCCGCCAGCAGACCAGCATGGTGAGGTCAGCCAGTTGCTTAAGCAGTTGGCGCAATAATTCCGTTCAATAGTTTTTGTCGGCCGGATTTTTTACGGTAATCAATGGGATTTCAACAGCATCGCTCTGACTGGCCAGCCAAATCTGGCCTTCCTGCAGGGTAAAGGTCAACTGCATATTGCGTTCAGCCAGCTTGGCCATAGCGCGGCTGGTTTCTACCGGGATGTTGTACACGCCCAGATTGTTGATCTTCCCCAGTTTGCTGCTCGCCTGATCCCACCACATATCGGCAGTGCGCCCGCCATAATTGTAGATATACACGTGGTTGGCGCGGCCACAGGCCTTGCGTACCATTTTCTCATCCGGCAGCCCTACATCGATCCAGGTTTCTATCGCTCCGGTTAAATCCTTGTGCCACAGATCGGGTTCGTCATCGTTGCTGATGCCGTTGGCAAAGTTCAGTGCGTCGTTGGCATGCAGTGCAAAAGCCAGTAAGCGCACCATCATCCGGTCGTCGGTTTCCGAGGGGTGGCGGGCAATGGTCAGCGTGTGATCCTGGTAATAATGCTGATCCATGTTGGCAATTTGCAGCTCGGCTTTGAAAATGGTGGATTTAAGTGCCATGAGGGTTAACTGTAGATGACCAGCGCCGCAACACCGGTGGCGATCACGACCAGTATGGCCAGGGCGCGCCAGTTGCTGACAAAGTGCAGGTTCGCGCTAGGAACAGTATTGGGCAGGGATTTATAACCGGTGATCATGGTGACGATCAGGTTGTTGTGTTTGAAAAACCGGTAAAACAGCACAGCGGCAATATGGAGCCCGACTATGGTCAACAGCACATTAAATGCGGCACCATGAATTTCACTGATGGTGCTGCTTATGTCCTGTCCCACCCAATGTACCAGCGGCCCACCGATCAACAATTCATCATTGTAAGAAAATAAACCAGTCAAGGCCTGAAATGCCAGCAGTGCGAGCATGGTAATGACTGCCCAGCCACCCAGCGGGTTATGGCCCAGGTAATGGCTGGGACGTGGTTTCAGCAGGGTCGTGGCGTAAGCAAGGGTAGGTCGCAGTCCGGTGACGAACTGGGTAAAACGCGCAGTGCCACTGCCAGAAAATCCCCACACTACGCGGAACAGTACCAGCGTAAGCATGACATAGCCGGCATACAGGTGAACTTGCATTGCGTCATCGAACAGTTCGACGCTTGCCCAGGAAACGGCAAAACAGATTACCAGACTCCAGTGAAATAAGCGTACAGGTAAATCCCATACTTTGATGGATTGATTAATGGTGTTCATGGGTAAGCGATAACCTGAATAAGCAAGATGTGTAATTATAATGCAACAAAGTCAGCTGACTGCATTGATAGTGAATTTATAACCGACTTGTTTCCAGGCGCGGCTTTCATCAGACAATGCAGTGGTGGTCAGCGGGTTGGCAGCCAGCCAGTCTTCGCTCAGTTGCAGTTGTGCAGCGTTCGGCCCGAATGACAGGGTGAATTGCCCCAGATCAATGGGGCTGCGGCTACGACAGAACAGTACGGCAAGGCGCAGGATAAATACCATAGGCTGCAGTGTGGCCGGAATCTGGGTGGTGTCGCCGAGCTTATCCAGTCCGCCGCGCTGAGTGCGCACCAGCAAGGCGATGCGCGCCTGATCTTTTTGCGAAAATCCGGGCATGTCGGCATGTGCCAGGATGTAGGCGCCATGTTTGTGATAGCCGGAGTGGGCGATGGAAATGCCTATCTCGTGCAATTGCGCAGCCCACAGCAGGTAGGGTTTGAGTTCATGCGCGGCGGAAAGCTCGTGTTCGATCTGTTTGAATAGCTGGGTAGCAATGTCAGCGACACGCCGCGCCTGTTTGTGATCCACATGATAGCGGCGCATGAATTGACTCACCGTGGCAGCACGCATGTCGCGATGATGGAAGCGCCCGAGCAAATCGTACAGTACCCCTTCCCGCAATGCGCCGTCGGTAATGGTCATTTTTTCAATGCCAAATTCGGCAAAAATCCCGCTCATGACTGCAACGCCGCCTGCGAATACCGGTTTGCGGTCGGCTTTCATGCCGGGCAGGTCGAGCTTGCCCTGGTTGCCGATCATGATCATGTGTTCGCGCAAGAGTTCGAGACCTTCACGGGTGATGCCCTGGTCAGCCCAGCCATTCAGCACCAGTACGTCGCTGATGACCCGTGCTGTGCCGCTGGAGCCAACGGCTTCCTGCCATTTGCCGGCATAGCTGGTGGCGATGGTCTGTGCTTCGGCACGCGCCACCAGGATGGCTTGGGCCAGATTGGTTTTGTTGATTTGCCCGTCTGCAAAAAATCGCTGGGTAAAGCTGACGCAACCCAGATGCAGGCTTTCCATCAATTGCGGGGTCATGCCTTCACCGATGACGCACTCGGTGGAGCCGCCACCGATGTCGATGATAAGGCGTGGGTGTTCGGCTGCGGGCAGGCTGTGGGCAACACCGATATAGACCAGCCGTGCTTCTTCACGACCGGCAATGATTTCTATCGGATAGCCCAGTATGGCCTC encodes the following:
- the ppx gene encoding exopolyphosphatase, which encodes MNEYTTLAAVDLGSNSFKLQVARVVDDQIYPLDTLKEPVRLTAGIGDDKKLDRASQERGLACLNRFSERLRGLPQGAVRCVGTSALRVAENSAEFLQQAEAILGYPIEIIAGREEARLVYIGVAHSLPAAEHPRLIIDIGGGSTECVIGEGMTPQLMESLHLGCVSFTQRFFADGQINKTNLAQAILVARAEAQTIATSYAGKWQEAVGSSGTARVISDVLVLNGWADQGITREGLELLREHMIMIGNQGKLDLPGMKADRKPVFAGGVAVMSGIFAEFGIEKMTITDGALREGVLYDLLGRFHHRDMRAATVSQFMRRYHVDHKQARRVADIATQLFKQIEHELSAAHELKPYLLWAAQLHEIGISIAHSGYHKHGAYILAHADMPGFSQKDQARIALLVRTQRGGLDKLGDTTQIPATLQPMVFILRLAVLFCRSRSPIDLGQFTLSFGPNAAQLQLSEDWLAANPLTTTALSDESRAWKQVGYKFTINAVS
- a CDS encoding c-type cytochrome codes for the protein MTRIRLPLLLLTCLALASCGHSEVDTHQGQPVTKRKLVFKEILRTFEPMGLMVRGRDPYDKAELLKHAVALQTLSTQPWQYFTPDSNYSPTRAKPDVWGKPVEFKQAQQKFIAATTKLADSAKTGDLDVIRHDFGAVEDSCKACHQQFRGIPH
- a CDS encoding cytochrome b/b6 domain-containing protein, with protein sequence MNTINQSIKVWDLPVRLFHWSLVICFAVSWASVELFDDAMQVHLYAGYVMLTLVLFRVVWGFSGSGTARFTQFVTGLRPTLAYATTLLKPRPSHYLGHNPLGGWAVITMLALLAFQALTGLFSYNDELLIGGPLVHWVGQDISSTISEIHGAAFNVLLTIVGLHIAAVLFYRFFKHNNLIVTMITGYKSLPNTVPSANLHFVSNWRALAILVVIATGVAALVIYS
- a CDS encoding YaeQ family protein: MALKSTIFKAELQIANMDQHYYQDHTLTIARHPSETDDRMMVRLLAFALHANDALNFANGISNDDEPDLWHKDLTGAIETWIDVGLPDEKMVRKACGRANHVYIYNYGGRTADMWWDQASSKLGKINNLGVYNIPVETSRAMAKLAERNMQLTFTLQEGQIWLASQSDAVEIPLITVKNPADKNY